GCTCCCGATGTTGCCGTCGATCCACTCCATGTGGCCCTCGGCCTCGACCCGGGCCCGCTTGGTGACCAGGTTGAACACGTTGTTCGACCAGTTCTGGATGGTCGTGTAGGTGACGCGTGCCGACGGCTTCACGACGATCTCGACCACGGCGGAGTGGAGCGAGTCGGTGGTGTAGGTGGGCGCCGAGCAGCCCTCGATGTAGTGCACCTTCGAGCCCTCGTCGGCGATGATGAGCGTCCGCTCGAACTGGCCCATGTTCTCGGCGTTGATCCGGAAGTAGGCCTGCAGCGGCATCTCGACCTCGACGCCGGGCGGCACGTAGATGAACGAGCCACCGGACCACACCGCGGAGTTGAGCGCCGCGAACTTGTTGTCGTTCTTCGGGATGACCGTGCCGAAGTAGGCCCGCACGATCTCGGGGTGCTCCCGGAGGGCGGTGTCCATGTCGGTGAAGATGACGCCCTGGGCCTCGAGGTCCTCGCGGTTCTTGTGGTACACGACCTCGGACTCGTACTGGGCGGTGACGCCGGCGAGGTACTTGCGCTCGGCCTCGGGGATGCCGAGCTTCTCGTAGGTCTGCTTCACCGAGTCGGGGAGCTCGTCCCAGGCGTCGACCTGCTTCTCGGTGGGCTTGATGTAGTAGTAGATGTCGTCGAAGTAGATCTCCGACATGTCGCCGCCCCAGTTCGGCATGGGCCGCTTCTGGAAGTGGGCGTAGGACTTCAGCCGGTAGTCCCTCATCCAGTCGGGCTCGCCCTTCATCCAGGACATCTCCCGGATGATGTCCTCGGTGAGCCCGCGCTTGGGCTTGTAGACGTAGTCCTCGGCGTCGCTCCATCCGAGCTTGTACCGACCGAGGTCGAGTCCGAGATCCGTCGCTGCCATGAGGGTCGTGCTCCGGGGGTCGCGTGGTGGAGAGGGATTTCTCCTACGCCGATAGTAACAAGTCCCTCCCGGGGCTCCACACGAGGGCGGCCACCCGTCACAGGATGGGTCGTTCGGACCTGAACTGGGCCGCTCCGCTGCCGATCCTGGAGGGGAGGAGGACGCCCGATGAGCGACCGCGACATCCCGGACCAGCCACCGCGCCGCTCGGAGCGCCCGCTGGTCGAGCTGGCCCCGACCGGGCTCGGCTTCGCCGCGGACGACGGCACCCTCGTGTACGCCAACGCCGCCTGGCGGGAGCTGTACGGCTTCCGCGGGCGCTTCCCCGCCGCCGTCGAGGACGTCATGTCCCTGATCGTCCCCGAGCACCACGACCGCATGCGGGACGTCTTCGAGACCGCCGAGCGGGGCGAGGAAGGGCAGTGCTGGCTCCGCACGGTCGCCGGGCGGCACATCGACCACCGTCTGCGCCGGATCGAGGAGCCGCGCGACCCCTCGATCCGCTACATCGGCGCCGCGACCGACGTGACCGAGCTCACCGAGGCGCTCGACGCGGTGCGCCGCAGCGACGAGCGCTTCCGCACGATCACGTCATCGCTGCCCGTGGCCGTCTTCCGGACCGACCCCGACGGGGCCATCACCTGGGCCAACGAGTGGATGAAGGAGCTCAGCGGCTACGAGCTCGAGGAGGGGAAGGGGCGATCGGCGTTCGACCTCATCCACCCCGACGACCGCCGGGCGGCGCTGTCGCGAGCGATCGCCGCGGCCGACGCCGGCGTGCCGTTCGAGTCCGAGCACCGCTTCATCCGCAGCGACGGCAGCGAGCGCTGGGTGCTCGTCCGCACGACACCCGTCCACGACGCCGACGGCGACATCGTCGAGCACATCGGCACCCTCGAGGACGTGACCGGCTACCACCTGCGCACGAGCGAGCTGGCCCACGCCGCCGCCCACGACCCCCTGACCGGCCTCCCCAACCGGGCCAGCGTGCTGCGGCGGCTCGAGGACCTCTGCGCCGCGTCGCGGGGTCGCTACGACGTCGGGCTGATCTTCATCGACCTCGACGACTTCAAGCAGGTCAACGACGACCACGGGCACCAGGCCGGCGACGCCGTCCTCGTCGAGGTGGCCCGGCGCCTCTCGACGGCCACCCGCAGCCAGGACCTCGTGGGTCGGCTCGCCGGCGACGAGTTCATGATCGTGTGCGCCGGCATCGAGGGCATGGGCCAGGTCGATGCGGTGGCCGAGCGGGCGCGCCACCTCATCGAGGAGCAGCCGATCGTCCACGCCGGCGACGAGCTGCTGGCGCGGGTCAGCATCGGCTGCTCGATCGGCCCTGGCGGCGGCTCGGTCCCCGACCTGATCCAGCAGGCCGACCAGGCCATGTACACCGACAAGCGCAACCGCCGGCACTGAGCGCCCCCACGGGGAGCCGACGGTGTCAGCTGGTCGAGGCCAGGCCGCCGGCCCAGGTGGCGTAGAGCGCCGCGTAGTGGCCCCCGGCGGCGACCAGCTCGTCGTGGGTGCCCAGCTCGCGGAGCGTGCCCTCGGTGACGACGCCGACGCGGTCCGCCCGCTCCGAGGTCGACAGCCGGTGGGCGATCACGATGACCGTCCGGCCCTCCATCAGCACCTCGAGCGCCCGTTCGACGAGCGCCTCGGTGCCGGGATCGAGCGAGGAGGTCGCCTCGTCGAGCACCAGCACGGCCGGGTCGATCAGCGCGGCGCGGGCGAGCGAGACGAGCTGCTTCTCGCCCGCCGACAGCCGTGACCCGCGCTCGGCGACCTCGGTGTCGAGACCGTCCTCGAGGTCCTCGAAGCGCTCCCGCAGGCCGAGGGCGTCGAGCGCCCGGACCACGTCGGCGTCGGTGGCCTCGGGCCGGACGAGGCGGATGTTGTCGCGGATCGTCCCGTGGAACAGGAACCCCTCCTGGGGCACGACGACGATGCGCTGGCGCAGCGATCGCAGCGTCGCGTCCCGCAGGTCGACACCGCCGAACGACACCGTGCCCTCGACGGGGTCGTACATGCGGGCGACCAGCTTGGCGAGGGTCGACTTGCCGGCGCCCGTGGGGCCGACGAGGGCGAGCCGCTCCCCCGGCGAGATCGTGAGGTTCACGCCGGAGAGCACGTCCTCGCCGTCGGGCGCGTAGCGGAACACGACGTCGCGGACCTCGATCTCGCCCTCCGACGGCAGGTCGACGGCGCCGGGACGCTCGGCCACGTCGACGTCGGTGTCGAGCAGCTCGAAGAGCTTCTGGAGCGCGGCGCCCGACGACTGCAGCTGGTTGAACAGCTGGCTGAGCTGCTGGATCGGCTCGAAGAGGTTCGAGAGCGTGAGCACGAAGAAGGCGACGACGCCGATGGTGACGATGTCCTCGGTGACCATCCAGCCGCCGACGCCGATGGCGATGGCGGTGGTGAAGTGCCCGGCGAACTCGATGATCGGGACGTACCACGACTGGACCTTCACCGACTCCATGTGGGCGTCGTAGAGGCCGCGGTTCTCGCCGGCGAAGCGGGTCGACTCGACCTCCTGGCGACCGAAGGCCTGGATGACCCGGACGCCGGCGATGCCCTCCTGGAGGTTCGAGAGCGTGGAGCCGATCCGGTCGCGCACCGTCAGGTAGGCCCGGTTGGAGTCCTTCTGGAACTTGATCGAGGCCAGGACCACGAACGGGATGGCGATCGCGCAGACGAACATCAGCTGCCACGACATGACGAACAGCAGGATCAGGGCGAGGACGAGCAGCATCGTCGCCGACACGAACTGGAGCAGCCCCATCTGGACGAGCTCCTGCATGGCGTCGATGTCCGAGGTCATGCGGGCGATGATCACGCCCGCCTTCTCCCGGTCGTAGAAGGGCATCGACAGCCGCTGGAGGTGGGCGAACACCCGGCGCCGGAGGTCCTTCAGGAACGTCTCGCCGACCCGGGCGAGCGTGGTGATCGCGGTGCGCTGGGCCACGTAGTGGACGAGCGCCACGACGATGTACGCGGCGATCGCGGTGTTGAGGACGCCGGCGTCCCTGGGCGTGATGCCGGAGTCGATGGCCCAGCTCACGATGTAGGGGCCGGCCAGGATGCACAGCGTGTAGAGGGCGATGAGGCCGATGGCGAGCCACAGCTGGCGACGGTGCGGGCGCATCATCCGCGCCGCACGCCGCAGGACGTGCTTGGCCTGCTCGGAGTCGAGCTTGTCGTCCTCGGAGATCCCTGCGGGCATGCCCCTCACAGCCGCACCTCCTCCCCCGCCTCGACGTCTCTCTCGATGGCGGCGAGGACCGTGCGGTACGCCTCGCTCGTGGCGAGCAGCTCGTCGTGGGTGCCGGTGGCGACGATGCGACCGTCGCCGAGCAGCGCCACCCGGTCGGCCAGCGCGATCGTGGCCGGACGGTGGGCGATCACGATCGTCGTGCGCCCCTGCATGACCTCGCCCAGCGCGTCGCGGATCTCGTGCTCCTTCGTCGGATCGACCGACGAGGTGGCGTCGTCGAGGATGAGGACCCGCGGGTCGGCGAGGATGGCGCGGGCGATGGCGATGCGCTGGCGCTGGCCGCCAGAGAGGGAGAACCCGCGCTCGCCGATCTCGGTGTGGTAGCCGAGGGGCAGCTCGACGATGAAGTCGTGCGCACCGGCGAGCCGCGCGGCCCGCTCGATCTGCTCCTGCGGTGCGTCGGGATCGGCGAAGGCGATGTTGGCGGCGATGCTCGCCGAGAAGAGGAACGTGTCCTCGAACACGATGCCCACGGCGCGGCGCAGCTCGGCGAGCGGGGCCTCGCGCACGTCGACGCCGTCGAGGAGGATGCGGCCGCCGTCGACGTCGTAGAAGCGGGGCAGGAGACGGGCGATCGTGCTCTTGCCCGAGCCGGTGGCACCGACCAGCGCGATCGACTGGCCTGCCGGGACGTCGAGCTGGAGCTCGCGCAGCACGGGGGTGCCGTCGGCGTAGGAGAAGTCGACCGCCTCGAACTGGACGTGGCCGAGGGCCGGGCCCTTCGAGGGCAGCTGGCGCGGGTGGGCCGGATCGACGATGCGGGGCGCGGTCGACAGCACCTCGGCCACGCGGTCGCCGGCAGCGGCGGCGCGCTGGGCCTGGGCGATGATCATGCCGAGCATGCGGAGCGGCTGGATGAGCAGCACCACGTAGAGGTTGAACGAGACGAGGGTGCCCAGCGTGAGCTCGTCGTTCATCACCTGGTGGCCGCCGTAGGCGAGCACGGCGATGAGGCCGACGTTCGGCATCAGCTCGATGGCCGGGAGGTAGCGGGCCCGGACGTAGGAGGCGTCCATCGCCGCGTCGTACACGTCCTCGGCCTCGGTCTCGAGCTTGGTGGACTGGGCCGGCTCGGCACCGAAGCCCTTGACGACCCGGACGCCCTGCACCGACTCGTCGACGACCGACGCGAGCTGGGCGGACTCCTCCTGGATGCGCATCACGTTCGGGAACAGCCGGGTCGAGAAGCGCTTGCCGAGCACGTTCACGACCGGGAGCGACCCGAGGGCGAAGAGGGTGAGGATCGGGTCGATGACGACGAGCAGCACCGTCACCAGGAGCACCGTGAGCGCGTTCGAGATCGTCACCGGGATCATGACGACGAACTGCTGGACCTGCTGGAGGTCGGTGTTGCCCCGGCTCATCAGCTGACCGGCCTGGGTGCGGTCGTGGTACGCGAAGTGGAGGCGCTGGATCTGGGCGAAAATCTGGTCGCGCAGGTCGGCCTCGGTCCGGCGGGCCTCGCGGAACGCCATGTAGCGGCGGGCGCCGGCGAAGATGGCCGAGCCGGCGCCGGCCAGCAGCACCATCAGGCCCCAGAAGCGGATCTCGCCGATGTCGGGCGGCTCGGCCTCGATGCCCCGGTCGACACCCTGGCGGACGATCCACGGCACGGCGACCTTGCCGATCGTCCAGAGCATCCCGACGGTGACGCCGAGCGCGATCCCCTTCTTCTGGATGCGGACGCGCTCGAAGAGCAGGGCCCAGCCGGGATGTCGTGGTCTGTCGCTGTCAGAGATGGTGGTGTGCCCCCTCGTGCTCCGCCCCCTGCGGATGGTGCCGCACGGTCCACCTCCGTGCGAATGGTTCCAGAGTCTAACGATTCGCGAGGTGCCCTCCGACACGGGTTCTGCGCACTGTCCCGACGGCCCGCCCGACCGCCCTCGTCCACGCGATGATGCCGCACGTGGACCTGACGATCGACGGAGCCGACCTGCCCGAGGACGACCACCGCGCGGCGGCGCGGCAGCTGTGCGACGCCGCGGAGACGATCGACGCCGACGGCTGGTACCCCGAGATCGAGGTCGTCCGCCCGTGGTCGCAGCACAACCCACGCCTCACCGGCGAGTTCGCCCGACCGTCCGCCATCCGCCGCTACCTGGAGCGCGAGCTCGCCGCGCTCCTCGACCGCGGGGCCCGCATCTCGGTGCGCCCCGCCCGCCGCGCGCTCGGGCTCGACGACCCCGCTCTCTTCGACGCGCTGGACGAGAGCGGGTGGGACCTGCGGGCGAAGAAGCTCTTCCTGTTCGGCCCCGAGCGGATGGCGCTCTCGCTCGACCGGCTCGGGCACTACACCGGCACCTCGGCTGACGCCTTCCAGCGCTACGTCGTCTTCACCAACTACGCGATGCACGTCGACGCGTTCCGCGAGCGCTTCCCCGACGCGCTCGGGCCGAGCCGCGACGGCGTGCAGATGCCCGCGTGGCACCACCTGGAGCCCGACGGCTCCGGCGTCTCGATCGTGAACATCGGCGTGGGTCCGAGCAACGCCAAGACGGTGACCGACCACGTGGCCGTGCTCCGCCCCGACGCCATGTTGATGATCGGCCACTGCGGGGGGCTCCGGAACCACCAGGCGATCGGCGACTTCGTGCTCGCCACCGCCTACCTGCGCGCCGACCACATCCTCGACGAGGTCCTGCCGACGAGCGTGCCCGTGACGCCGAACCAGCGGCTCAACTCGCTCCTCCTCGGCGCGCTCGAACGGCGCGGCGCGGCGTTCCGGCTCGGCACCGTCTACACGACCGACAACCGCAACTGGGAGCTCAACCAGCGCGAGGCGCTCGAGGCGATGCGGCTGTCGCGCAGCGTCGCCGTCGACATGGAGTCGGCCACCGTCGCCGCCAACGGCTTCCGCTACCGCATCCCCAACGCCACGCTCCTCTGCGTCTCCGACAAGCCGCTGCACGGCTCGCCGAAGCTGTCCGCAGCGGCCCGGGACTTCTACGAGGCGAGCCGACGGTCGCACCTCGACATCGCCCTCGAGTGCCTCGACGAGGTCCGCTCGCGGCACCCGCACGGCATCCCGAACGCCGACCTGCGCTCCACCGACGAGCCGCTGCTCGGCGCGCCGCCGGACGTCGACTGAGGGCGGTACCGTCGGGGCCATGGCCACGCCCGTCGCCACCATCGCCTTCGAGCGGGCGCAGCTCGACGACGCCTGCTGGGTCGACGTCGCGCGCGGCTTCGTCGGCGGCCTCGGGCACGACCCGTCCGAGGTCTACGCCGCGGTGCGCGACGGCATCGCGTGGCAGCAGGGTCGGGTGTTCCGCTACGAGCGGTGGATCGACGAGCCCCGCATGGGCGGGATGCTCCGACAGGGCCAGCAGGCGCCCCACATCGTCCTCGACGAGACCCGACGGGCCATCGAGCGCCACTACGGCGTCGGGTTCGGCGGCTGCTCGTTCGCCTACTACCGCGACCACAGCGACTCGATGGGCCTGCACCGCGACCGCGACATGCGGTGGCTCGACGACACCCTCATCGCGCTCCTGGTCCTCGGCGACCGTCGCCCGTTCCACCTGCGGCCTCGGGCCAACCGCTACGACCACGATGCCCCGCACCGCGGCGCCACGGTCGACGTCGCCCCCGGCCACGGCGACCTCATCGTGATGGGCGGCGCGTGCCAGGACCGCTGGGAGCACGGGGTCCCCCGGCCGGCCACCCCCACGGGTGGGCGCATCTCCGCGCAGTGGCGGTGGACGTCGCGCCAGGGCCGGCCCGTGGTCGGGGCGTCCTACCGGGCACCCCGCCACTTCAGCCGGTCACGCTGACGGGCAGCCCTCGGGGAGCCCGAACACCCCCGCAGGTGCTGCGCCTCCCCAAGGGCCGGCGGGCGGGGTCGCGCGCGAGGCGGCTCGAGTCGGTCCGACCAGCGCGGCCGGCGGGCGATCAGTCCAGACGACGCAGCTCGGCGGCGTAGCGCTTGCCGCGAGCGACGTAGAACTCGACCCCCATGCTGATCTGGAGGGGGTCCACCGCGTCGGGCCGGATCTTGGCGGGGACGCCGAGGGCCATCGCGCCGCTCGGGACGACCATGCCGTTCGGGACGACGGCGTTGGCGCCGACGATGGCGCCGGTGTGGACCTCGGCGAGGTGGAGCACGACCGACCCGGAGCCGACGAGCGACCCGTCGTGGACGATGCACCCC
This portion of the Actinomarinicola tropica genome encodes:
- the sufB gene encoding Fe-S cluster assembly protein SufB; translated protein: MAATDLGLDLGRYKLGWSDAEDYVYKPKRGLTEDIIREMSWMKGEPDWMRDYRLKSYAHFQKRPMPNWGGDMSEIYFDDIYYYIKPTEKQVDAWDELPDSVKQTYEKLGIPEAERKYLAGVTAQYESEVVYHKNREDLEAQGVIFTDMDTALREHPEIVRAYFGTVIPKNDNKFAALNSAVWSGGSFIYVPPGVEVEMPLQAYFRINAENMGQFERTLIIADEGSKVHYIEGCSAPTYTTDSLHSAVVEIVVKPSARVTYTTIQNWSNNVFNLVTKRARVEAEGHMEWIDGNIGSRLTMKYPAVYMVGPKASGEVLSVAYAGEGQHQDAGAKMVHAAPETTSKIVSKSISKDGGRTSYRGLVRVEDDAYGSKSYVQCDALILDETSISDTYPYMEVGSKDAVIGHEATVSKVADEQLFYLRSRGLSEEQAMGMIVNGFIEPVTRTLPMEYAVEWSRLIELQMEGSVG
- a CDS encoding sensor domain-containing diguanylate cyclase, whose amino-acid sequence is MSDRDIPDQPPRRSERPLVELAPTGLGFAADDGTLVYANAAWRELYGFRGRFPAAVEDVMSLIVPEHHDRMRDVFETAERGEEGQCWLRTVAGRHIDHRLRRIEEPRDPSIRYIGAATDVTELTEALDAVRRSDERFRTITSSLPVAVFRTDPDGAITWANEWMKELSGYELEEGKGRSAFDLIHPDDRRAALSRAIAAADAGVPFESEHRFIRSDGSERWVLVRTTPVHDADGDIVEHIGTLEDVTGYHLRTSELAHAAAHDPLTGLPNRASVLRRLEDLCAASRGRYDVGLIFIDLDDFKQVNDDHGHQAGDAVLVEVARRLSTATRSQDLVGRLAGDEFMIVCAGIEGMGQVDAVAERARHLIEEQPIVHAGDELLARVSIGCSIGPGGGSVPDLIQQADQAMYTDKRNRRH
- a CDS encoding ABC transporter ATP-binding protein; amino-acid sequence: MPAGISEDDKLDSEQAKHVLRRAARMMRPHRRQLWLAIGLIALYTLCILAGPYIVSWAIDSGITPRDAGVLNTAIAAYIVVALVHYVAQRTAITTLARVGETFLKDLRRRVFAHLQRLSMPFYDREKAGVIIARMTSDIDAMQELVQMGLLQFVSATMLLVLALILLFVMSWQLMFVCAIAIPFVVLASIKFQKDSNRAYLTVRDRIGSTLSNLQEGIAGVRVIQAFGRQEVESTRFAGENRGLYDAHMESVKVQSWYVPIIEFAGHFTTAIAIGVGGWMVTEDIVTIGVVAFFVLTLSNLFEPIQQLSQLFNQLQSSGAALQKLFELLDTDVDVAERPGAVDLPSEGEIEVRDVVFRYAPDGEDVLSGVNLTISPGERLALVGPTGAGKSTLAKLVARMYDPVEGTVSFGGVDLRDATLRSLRQRIVVVPQEGFLFHGTIRDNIRLVRPEATDADVVRALDALGLRERFEDLEDGLDTEVAERGSRLSAGEKQLVSLARAALIDPAVLVLDEATSSLDPGTEALVERALEVLMEGRTVIVIAHRLSTSERADRVGVVTEGTLRELGTHDELVAAGGHYAALYATWAGGLASTS
- a CDS encoding ABC transporter ATP-binding protein, yielding MLWTIGKVAVPWIVRQGVDRGIEAEPPDIGEIRFWGLMVLLAGAGSAIFAGARRYMAFREARRTEADLRDQIFAQIQRLHFAYHDRTQAGQLMSRGNTDLQQVQQFVVMIPVTISNALTVLLVTVLLVVIDPILTLFALGSLPVVNVLGKRFSTRLFPNVMRIQEESAQLASVVDESVQGVRVVKGFGAEPAQSTKLETEAEDVYDAAMDASYVRARYLPAIELMPNVGLIAVLAYGGHQVMNDELTLGTLVSFNLYVVLLIQPLRMLGMIIAQAQRAAAAGDRVAEVLSTAPRIVDPAHPRQLPSKGPALGHVQFEAVDFSYADGTPVLRELQLDVPAGQSIALVGATGSGKSTIARLLPRFYDVDGGRILLDGVDVREAPLAELRRAVGIVFEDTFLFSASIAANIAFADPDAPQEQIERAARLAGAHDFIVELPLGYHTEIGERGFSLSGGQRQRIAIARAILADPRVLILDDATSSVDPTKEHEIRDALGEVMQGRTTIVIAHRPATIALADRVALLGDGRIVATGTHDELLATSEAYRTVLAAIERDVEAGEEVRL
- a CDS encoding phosphorylase family protein, giving the protein MDLTIDGADLPEDDHRAAARQLCDAAETIDADGWYPEIEVVRPWSQHNPRLTGEFARPSAIRRYLERELAALLDRGARISVRPARRALGLDDPALFDALDESGWDLRAKKLFLFGPERMALSLDRLGHYTGTSADAFQRYVVFTNYAMHVDAFRERFPDALGPSRDGVQMPAWHHLEPDGSGVSIVNIGVGPSNAKTVTDHVAVLRPDAMLMIGHCGGLRNHQAIGDFVLATAYLRADHILDEVLPTSVPVTPNQRLNSLLLGALERRGAAFRLGTVYTTDNRNWELNQREALEAMRLSRSVAVDMESATVAANGFRYRIPNATLLCVSDKPLHGSPKLSAAARDFYEASRRSHLDIALECLDEVRSRHPHGIPNADLRSTDEPLLGAPPDVD
- a CDS encoding alpha-ketoglutarate-dependent dioxygenase AlkB, giving the protein MATPVATIAFERAQLDDACWVDVARGFVGGLGHDPSEVYAAVRDGIAWQQGRVFRYERWIDEPRMGGMLRQGQQAPHIVLDETRRAIERHYGVGFGGCSFAYYRDHSDSMGLHRDRDMRWLDDTLIALLVLGDRRPFHLRPRANRYDHDAPHRGATVDVAPGHGDLIVMGGACQDRWEHGVPRPATPTGGRISAQWRWTSRQGRPVVGASYRAPRHFSRSR
- a CDS encoding gamma carbonic anhydrase family protein, with translation MPVYALGDVEPRIDPTAYVHPDAVVIGDVTIGGESSIWPGAVLRGDDGGIVVGERTSVQDGTVVHTTAHAPTRIGSDCVVGHMVHLEGCIVHDGSLVGSGSVVLHLAEVHTGAIVGANAVVPNGMVVPSGAMALGVPAKIRPDAVDPLQISMGVEFYVARGKRYAAELRRLD